In Bacteroidia bacterium, one genomic interval encodes:
- a CDS encoding HNH endonuclease, protein MKNDFKNEKWALVKPPFKFTNNLKIEVSNFGRVRTSTKIAENRVLKGTLINGYPIVRFKLFKKRDDSVQKQLDQKRRRIEILTGKLRDLKSELKSHKKNSPAYNNHKKKIDFAVAELNGLKEVYRKVFRKDELGRTINYAPLVHRLVADNFVKQPSKKHDIVTHKDYNKGNNHYSNLKWMTQEDNIEHQKKSPVVIKEKKKRIGKRPENASGYKLNEKKVAEIKKRIHKGEALSKISDRFHVSETQLLRIKRGINWGDVKISR, encoded by the coding sequence ATGAAAAATGATTTTAAGAATGAAAAATGGGCGCTTGTAAAGCCTCCATTTAAGTTTACCAATAATCTGAAAATTGAAGTGTCAAATTTTGGAAGAGTCAGAACCTCAACCAAAATTGCAGAAAACAGAGTCCTTAAAGGAACCTTGATTAATGGATATCCTATTGTGAGATTTAAGCTTTTTAAGAAAAGAGATGATAGCGTTCAAAAACAGCTGGACCAGAAGCGAAGAAGAATTGAAATATTAACAGGTAAACTACGCGATTTAAAATCTGAATTAAAATCTCATAAAAAGAATTCACCAGCTTATAACAACCATAAAAAGAAAATTGATTTTGCTGTTGCAGAGTTGAACGGCCTAAAGGAAGTGTATAGAAAAGTATTCAGAAAAGATGAGTTGGGGCGTACCATTAACTATGCTCCATTAGTACATCGTCTGGTTGCTGATAATTTTGTGAAACAACCTTCTAAGAAGCATGATATTGTTACCCATAAGGATTATAACAAAGGCAACAATCATTATTCAAACCTGAAGTGGATGACTCAAGAAGATAATATTGAACATCAGAAGAAAAGTCCTGTTGTTATAAAAGAGAAAAAGAAACGGATTGGCAAACGCCCTGAAAATGCGTCAGGTTATAAACTAAATGAAAAGAAAGTAGCTGAAATAAAGAAACGCATTCATAAAGGCGAAGCATTATCAAAAATATCTGATCGTTTTCATGTT
- a CDS encoding DUF3127 domain-containing protein, producing the protein MLQITGILKQKFAEQVVTDKFRKREFTLTIDAKSSYPQIVIFQLANDKCRLIESFQPGDELSVSFNIKGREWKSPSGEIKYFTSLDAWKIEKTSAGEAPMESPMPTMSELPQEDYKDDLPF; encoded by the coding sequence ATGCTTCAGATAACAGGAATACTAAAACAGAAATTTGCAGAACAGGTAGTAACAGACAAATTTCGCAAAAGAGAATTTACACTTACAATAGATGCAAAATCATCATACCCCCAAATAGTTATTTTTCAACTGGCAAATGACAAATGCAGATTGATAGAGAGTTTTCAACCGGGTGATGAGTTATCGGTTTCTTTTAATATTAAAGGCAGAGAGTGGAAATCTCCATCCGGTGAGATTAAATATTTTACATCGCTCGATGCATGGAAGATTGAAAAAACTTCGGCAGGAGAGGCTCCAATGGAGTCGCCAATGCCAACTATGTCCGAATTACCTCAGGAGGATTATAAAGACGATTTGCCATTTTAG